A portion of the Armatimonadota bacterium genome contains these proteins:
- a CDS encoding insulinase family protein, giving the protein SSQTELHPDKTNYIITRQTMQVNRIAEICSQMRLEVLYTRVFKISLSLESRRSPNLRSLWNLSFITFFLFLLANLAQSDPTDMLVAKLPSGLTVIIREKHTINLAAVDIWIKAGSINETEENRGVSHFVEHMIFKGTQKYGLGEIDRTVEGIGAELNGGTSKDYVHFYTTVASEYLPVALDVLADAIINARFAPEDFEKERGVILDEIARAESDPSQKAISLFMETAYSVHPYRFPSTGTRESVQKLTLKDLDEYYLAHYTPENTCIVIVGDVNSEVALNLVKTKFADFRMKSSRAVQVPQEPLQTKPIVRRVHMDIDQAYIVLGVRAPSASEFKDICALDILLGVLGDSYRGRLSSIFTEKGIRFTKIDPDFTTRRDPTVFLVLVAVDPEDAKEAETALLGEFDRLAQEGLLESEIGQGKRLAVGSDLFERETFSGEARTLGLGYVLGLPELASHYAETVQNLARAEVNAAVRKYFGGNKYTLVIIEPQVSMEGS; this is encoded by the coding sequence CTCTAGCCAAACTGAGCTACACCCCGACAAAACAAATTATATCATTACTCGCCAAACAATGCAAGTAAATCGAATCGCAGAAATCTGTTCTCAGATGCGTTTGGAGGTTTTATATACGCGAGTGTTTAAAATAAGCTTATCACTTGAAAGCCGGAGATCCCCAAACTTGAGAAGTCTTTGGAACTTATCATTCATTACATTTTTCCTTTTTCTACTAGCCAATCTTGCCCAATCGGACCCAACCGATATGTTAGTAGCTAAGCTGCCAAGCGGCTTGACTGTCATCATACGTGAGAAGCACACAATCAACCTAGCGGCGGTTGATATTTGGATTAAAGCTGGTAGCATTAATGAGACAGAAGAGAATCGTGGTGTTTCTCATTTCGTTGAACATATGATCTTTAAAGGCACGCAAAAGTACGGTCTTGGCGAGATCGACCGCACTGTCGAAGGAATTGGCGCCGAGCTGAATGGCGGTACATCAAAAGATTATGTACATTTCTACACAACGGTTGCTAGTGAGTACCTGCCGGTAGCATTGGACGTTTTAGCAGATGCAATTATTAACGCACGCTTTGCACCAGAAGATTTTGAAAAGGAGCGTGGCGTCATTCTAGATGAGATTGCACGTGCAGAGAGCGACCCTTCCCAAAAAGCAATCAGCTTGTTCATGGAGACAGCCTACTCGGTTCATCCTTACCGGTTTCCTAGCACCGGAACGCGAGAATCTGTCCAAAAGCTTACTTTAAAGGATTTAGATGAATATTATTTAGCCCACTACACACCGGAAAACACCTGCATAGTAATAGTAGGGGATGTAAACTCTGAAGTGGCGCTCAATCTTGTAAAGACAAAGTTTGCAGATTTTCGCATGAAATCATCTAGGGCCGTGCAAGTCCCGCAAGAGCCCCTGCAGACAAAGCCAATTGTTCGAAGGGTTCATATGGATATCGACCAGGCTTACATTGTTCTGGGTGTGCGGGCACCCTCGGCATCCGAGTTCAAGGATATATGCGCACTTGACATACTTCTTGGTGTGCTGGGGGACAGCTACCGTGGACGGTTGTCCTCGATATTTACCGAAAAAGGGATACGGTTCACGAAAATTGACCCTGATTTCACGACTCGACGAGATCCAACTGTTTTCTTAGTGCTCGTAGCTGTTGACCCTGAGGATGCAAAAGAGGCAGAGACGGCTCTTCTGGGCGAATTTGATAGGCTTGCCCAGGAAGGATTGTTGGAATCGGAGATAGGCCAAGGCAAGCGTCTCGCCGTGGGAAGCGACCTTTTCGAGCGGGAAACTTTCTCTGGCGAAGCGCGGACGCTTGGTCTTGGCTATGTGCTTGGATTGC